The Streptomyces sp. NBC_01268 genome window below encodes:
- a CDS encoding GlsB/YeaQ/YmgE family stress response membrane protein: MGWLWAIIVGFVLGLIAKAILPGKQQIPLWLTTVFGIVGSVLGNAVATWIGVNDTKGIDWTRHLLQLIGAIAVVGVGDMLWTSIRGNRQRA, translated from the coding sequence ATGGGTTGGTTGTGGGCGATCATTGTGGGCTTCGTCCTGGGTCTGATCGCGAAGGCGATCCTCCCGGGCAAGCAGCAGATCCCGCTGTGGCTGACGACCGTGTTCGGCATTGTCGGAAGCGTGCTCGGCAACGCGGTCGCGACCTGGATCGGGGTCAACGACACCAAGGGCATCGACTGGACCCGTCATCTGCTCCAGCTCATCGGCGCCATCGCCGTGGTGGGCGTGGGGGACATGCTGTGGACCTCGATCAGGGGCAACAGACAACGCGCCTGA
- a CDS encoding SGM_5486 family transporter-associated protein: protein MPVLEPNPQNGQKKFLIVLGAMLGITAVIAVIASLASP, encoded by the coding sequence ATGCCTGTACTCGAACCGAACCCCCAGAACGGCCAGAAGAAGTTCCTCATCGTGCTCGGCGCGATGCTGGGCATCACCGCCGTCATCGCCGTGATCGCCTCCCTCGCCTCGCCCTGA
- a CDS encoding metallopeptidase TldD-related protein, producing MSRVSKPYEIVEKALELSRADGCVVIADEESSANLRWAGNALTTNGVTRGRTLTVIATVDGAQGTASGVVSRSAVTAADLEPLVREAEAAARAAGPAEDAQPLVAGVPSSPDFTDAPAETTSAVFDAFAPALGEAFARARAGGRELYGFANHELTSSYLGTSTGLRLRHDQPKGTLELNAKSPDRSRSAWAGRSTRDFKDVDPAALDAELAVRLGWAERRIELPAGRYETLLPPTAVADLLIYQLWSSTARDAVEGRTVFSKPGGGTRLGETLSPLPLTLRSDPDEPGLESAPFVIAHSSGDDSSVFDNGLPIAPVDWVRDGKLAHLITTRHTAGLTHLPVAPGAGNLILDGGGERSLDEMVAGTERGLLLTCLWYIREVDPATLLLTGLTRDGVYLVENGEVVGEVNNFRFNESPVDLLSRATEAGRTEKTLPREWSDWFTRAAMPALRVPDFNMSSVSKGV from the coding sequence ATGAGCCGCGTCAGCAAGCCGTACGAGATCGTCGAGAAGGCCCTGGAGCTGTCCCGCGCGGACGGCTGCGTCGTCATCGCCGACGAGGAGTCCTCGGCCAACCTGCGCTGGGCCGGGAACGCGCTCACCACCAACGGCGTCACGCGGGGCCGCACCCTCACCGTGATCGCCACCGTGGACGGCGCGCAGGGCACCGCCTCCGGTGTCGTCTCGCGCTCGGCCGTGACCGCGGCCGACCTGGAGCCGCTGGTCCGCGAGGCGGAGGCGGCCGCGCGGGCCGCCGGGCCCGCCGAGGACGCGCAGCCGCTGGTGGCGGGCGTGCCCTCCTCGCCCGACTTCACGGACGCGCCGGCGGAGACCACCTCCGCGGTCTTCGACGCGTTCGCGCCCGCGCTCGGCGAGGCCTTCGCCCGGGCCCGGGCCGGCGGCCGGGAACTGTACGGATTCGCCAACCACGAGCTCACCTCCAGCTACCTCGGCACGTCCACCGGACTCCGGCTCCGGCACGACCAGCCGAAGGGCACCCTGGAGCTCAACGCCAAGTCGCCGGACCGCTCGCGCTCGGCGTGGGCGGGGCGCTCGACGCGCGACTTCAAGGACGTCGACCCGGCCGCGCTCGACGCCGAGCTCGCCGTCCGGCTGGGCTGGGCCGAGCGCCGGATCGAGCTGCCCGCCGGGCGGTACGAGACGCTGCTGCCGCCGACCGCCGTGGCCGACCTGCTGATCTACCAGCTGTGGTCCTCGACGGCCCGGGACGCGGTGGAGGGCCGGACGGTCTTCTCCAAGCCCGGCGGCGGGACCCGCCTCGGCGAGACCCTCTCGCCGCTGCCGCTGACCCTGCGCAGCGACCCGGACGAGCCGGGTCTGGAGTCGGCGCCGTTCGTGATCGCCCACTCCTCCGGCGACGACTCGTCCGTCTTCGACAACGGCCTGCCGATCGCCCCGGTGGACTGGGTGCGGGACGGCAAGCTGGCCCATCTGATCACCACCCGGCACACCGCGGGCCTTACTCACTTGCCCGTGGCGCCGGGAGCCGGGAACCTGATCCTGGACGGCGGCGGCGAGCGCTCCCTGGACGAGATGGTCGCGGGCACCGAGCGGGGTCTGCTGCTGACCTGTCTCTGGTACATCCGCGAGGTCGATCCGGCGACGCTGCTGCTCACCGGGCTGACCCGGGACGGCGTCTACCTCGTCGAGAACGGCGAGGTGGTCGGCGAGGTGAACAACTTCCGGTTCAACGAGTCTCCGGTGGACCTCCTGTCGCGGGCCACCGAGGCGGGCCGGACGGAGAAGACGCTGCCGCGCGAGTGGAGCGACTGGTTCACCCGGGCCGCGATGCCCGCCCTGCGGGTGCCGGACTTCAACATGAGCTCGGTCAGCAAGGGCGTCTGA
- a CDS encoding FadR/GntR family transcriptional regulator, which produces MALGHPRRAGLSDQVITQLRNQITSGEWPVGTRIPTEPELVEQLGVARNTVREAVRALAHNGLLDIRQGSGTYVVATSELAGVMHRRFAGSDPRDIAELRSTLESSAARLAAQRRTDRDLKQLDALLARREEAWESGDADEFVTVDAAFHHAMVVASHNEVLTELYADLGHVLREWLRGDVGRELRPENHMDHARLVEAVREGDAERAAAEAASYPFLCLRSPEPQVRG; this is translated from the coding sequence ATGGCGCTCGGCCATCCCCGGCGTGCCGGGCTCTCCGATCAGGTGATCACCCAGCTGCGGAACCAGATCACCTCGGGCGAGTGGCCGGTCGGCACCCGGATCCCGACCGAGCCGGAGCTCGTCGAACAGCTCGGCGTGGCCCGCAACACCGTCCGCGAGGCGGTGCGCGCCCTCGCGCACAACGGGCTGCTGGACATCCGGCAGGGCTCGGGCACGTATGTCGTCGCGACCAGCGAGCTGGCCGGGGTCATGCACCGCAGGTTCGCCGGCTCCGATCCGCGGGACATCGCGGAGCTGCGCTCGACGCTGGAGTCCTCGGCGGCCCGGCTGGCCGCGCAGCGGCGCACGGACCGGGACCTGAAGCAGCTGGACGCGCTCCTCGCGCGGCGCGAGGAGGCCTGGGAGTCGGGCGACGCGGACGAGTTCGTGACGGTCGACGCGGCCTTCCACCACGCGATGGTGGTCGCCTCGCACAACGAGGTGCTGACCGAGCTCTACGCCGACCTCGGGCACGTGCTGCGCGAGTGGCTGCGCGGCGACGTCGGCCGGGAGCTGCGGCCGGAGAACCACATGGACCACGCGCGCCTGGTCGAGGCGGTGCGCGAGGGCGACGCCGAGCGGGCGGCGGCGGAGGCGGCGAGCTACCCGTTCCTCTGCCTCAGGAGCCCGGAGCCGCAGGTTCGTGGGTGA
- the fabG gene encoding 3-oxoacyl-[acyl-carrier-protein] reductase encodes MSRSVLVTGGNRGIGLAIAHAFAEAGDKVAITYRSGDPAELEKAGFLAVRCDITDTEQVDQAYKEIEEKHGPVEVLVANAGVTKDQLLMRMSEEDFTSVLDTNLTGTFRVVKRANRGMLRAKKGRVVLISSVVGLLGSAGQANYAASKAGLVGFARSLARELGSRNLTFNVVAPGFVDTDMTAVLTDEQRAGIVSQVPLGRYAQPEEIAAAVKFLASDDASYITGAVIPVDGGLGMGH; translated from the coding sequence TTGAGCCGCTCGGTTCTCGTCACCGGAGGAAACCGGGGCATCGGCCTCGCCATCGCCCACGCGTTCGCCGAGGCAGGCGACAAGGTCGCGATCACGTACCGCTCCGGCGACCCCGCGGAGCTGGAGAAGGCCGGCTTCCTCGCCGTCCGCTGCGACATCACGGACACCGAGCAGGTGGACCAGGCGTACAAGGAGATCGAGGAGAAGCACGGTCCGGTCGAGGTCCTGGTGGCCAACGCCGGCGTGACGAAGGACCAGCTCCTCATGCGCATGTCCGAGGAGGACTTCACGTCCGTCCTCGACACCAACCTCACCGGCACCTTCCGGGTCGTGAAGCGTGCCAACCGCGGCATGCTGCGCGCCAAGAAGGGCCGCGTCGTGCTGATCTCCTCGGTCGTCGGCCTGCTCGGCTCGGCGGGTCAGGCGAACTACGCCGCCTCGAAGGCCGGCCTGGTCGGTTTCGCGCGTTCCCTCGCCCGGGAACTGGGGTCGCGCAACCTCACCTTCAACGTCGTCGCGCCCGGTTTCGTCGACACCGACATGACCGCCGTCCTCACCGACGAGCAGCGCGCCGGCATCGTGTCCCAGGTACCGCTGGGCCGTTACGCGCAGCCCGAGGAGATCGCCGCCGCGGTGAAGTTCCTCGCCTCGGACGACGCCTCGTACATCACTGGAGCCGTCATCCCGGTTGACGGCGGATTGGGCATGGGTCACTGA
- the tyrS gene encoding tyrosine--tRNA ligase: protein MTDIVDELKWRGLFAQSTDEEALRKALADGPVTFYCGFDPTAASLHVGHLVQVLTVRRLQQAGHRPLALVGGATGQIGDPRPTAERTLNDPETVANWVNRLRSQIEPFLSFEGENAAVMVNNLDWTAGLSAIEFLRDIGKHFRVNKMLTKDSVARRLESEQGISYTEFSYQLLQGMDFLELYRRHGCTLQQGGSDQWGNLVAGLDLIHRLEPGAQVHALATPLMVKADGTKFGKTESGAVWLDPEMTTPYAFYQFWLNVDDRDISTYLRILSFKSREELEELEKLTAERPQARTAQRALAEELTTLVHGADQCQAVIDASKALFGQGELSELDGPTLAAALSELPHARVSELGLVVDLFTEVGLAPSKSGARRTVKEGGAYVNNVKVTAEDAEVSADELLHGRWLVLRRGKKNLAAIEFVG from the coding sequence GTGACGGACATCGTCGACGAGCTGAAGTGGCGTGGGCTCTTCGCCCAGTCCACCGACGAAGAGGCCCTGCGCAAGGCCCTCGCGGACGGTCCCGTCACGTTCTATTGCGGTTTCGACCCGACCGCGGCCAGTCTCCACGTCGGCCACCTGGTCCAGGTGCTCACCGTCCGCCGGCTCCAGCAGGCCGGGCACCGGCCGCTGGCGCTGGTCGGCGGGGCCACCGGCCAGATCGGTGACCCGCGGCCGACCGCCGAGCGCACCCTGAACGACCCCGAGACGGTCGCGAACTGGGTGAACCGGCTGCGCTCGCAGATCGAGCCGTTCCTCTCCTTCGAGGGCGAGAACGCCGCGGTCATGGTGAACAACCTGGACTGGACCGCCGGCCTGTCGGCGATCGAGTTCCTGCGGGACATCGGCAAGCACTTCCGGGTCAACAAGATGCTGACCAAGGACTCCGTCGCCCGGCGCCTGGAGTCCGAGCAGGGCATCAGCTACACGGAGTTCAGCTACCAGCTGCTCCAGGGCATGGACTTCCTGGAGCTGTACCGGCGCCACGGCTGCACGCTGCAGCAGGGCGGCTCGGACCAGTGGGGCAACCTGGTGGCCGGGCTCGACCTGATCCACCGGCTGGAGCCGGGGGCCCAGGTCCACGCCCTGGCGACCCCGCTGATGGTCAAGGCCGACGGCACCAAGTTCGGCAAGACCGAGAGCGGCGCCGTCTGGCTCGACCCGGAGATGACCACCCCGTACGCGTTCTACCAGTTCTGGCTGAACGTGGACGACCGGGACATCTCCACGTACCTGCGGATCCTGTCCTTCAAGTCCCGCGAGGAGCTGGAGGAGCTGGAGAAGCTGACGGCGGAGCGGCCGCAGGCCCGTACCGCCCAGCGGGCGCTCGCCGAGGAGCTCACCACCCTCGTGCACGGCGCCGACCAGTGCCAGGCCGTCATCGACGCCTCCAAGGCGCTGTTCGGCCAGGGCGAGCTGTCCGAGCTGGACGGTCCGACCCTCGCGGCGGCCCTCTCCGAGCTGCCGCACGCGCGGGTGTCGGAGCTCGGCCTGGTGGTGGACCTGTTCACCGAGGTCGGCCTCGCGCCGAGCAAGTCGGGCGCCCGGCGCACGGTGAAGGAGGGCGGCGCCTACGTGAACAACGTGAAGGTGACCGCCGAGGACGCCGAGGTGTCGGCGGACGAGCTGCTGCACGGGCGCTGGCTGGTGCTGCGCCGGGGCAAGAAGAACCTGGCGGCGATCGAGTTCGTCGGCTAG
- a CDS encoding TldD/PmbA family protein gives MPSGPHSLDEAFTALPLRQLADAALARARALGADHADFRLERVRSASWRLRDAKPSGSSDTTDLGYAVRVVHGGAWGFASGVDLTMDGAAKVASQAVAMAKLSAKVIAAAGSTERVELAEEPVHAEKVWVSSYEIDPFTVSAEEKSGLLADWSARLLRADGVAHVDASLLTVHENKFYADTAGTVTTQQRVRLHPQLTAVAVDETTGEFDSMRTIAPPVGRGWEYLTGTGWDWDKELDEIPGLLAEKMRAPSVEAGRYDLVVDPSNLWLTIHESIGHATELDRALGYEAAYAGTSFATFDQLGKLAYGSSVMNVTGDRTAEHGLATIGYDDEGVQAQSWDLVKDGTLVGYQLDRRIAKLTGLGRSNGCAFADSPGHVPVQRMANVSLQPDPGGLSTEDLIGGVERGVYVVGDRSWSIDMQRYNFQFTGQRFFRIENGRLAGQLRDVAYQATTTDFWGSMEQVGGPQTYVLGGAFNCGKAQPGQVAAVSHGCPSALFRGVNILNTTQEAGR, from the coding sequence GTGCCATCTGGCCCCCATTCCCTCGACGAAGCCTTCACGGCGCTCCCGCTGCGGCAGCTCGCCGACGCGGCGCTCGCCCGCGCGCGGGCGCTCGGCGCCGACCACGCCGACTTCCGCCTGGAGCGGGTGCGCAGCGCCTCGTGGCGGCTGCGGGACGCGAAGCCGTCCGGCTCCTCGGACACCACCGACCTCGGCTACGCGGTGCGGGTGGTGCACGGCGGGGCCTGGGGCTTCGCCTCCGGCGTCGACCTCACCATGGACGGGGCGGCGAAGGTCGCCTCGCAGGCGGTCGCCATGGCCAAGCTGTCGGCGAAGGTGATCGCGGCGGCCGGGTCCACCGAGCGCGTGGAGCTGGCGGAAGAGCCCGTGCACGCCGAGAAGGTGTGGGTCTCCTCGTACGAGATCGACCCCTTCACCGTCTCCGCCGAGGAGAAGAGCGGGCTGCTCGCCGACTGGAGCGCGCGGCTGCTGCGCGCCGACGGCGTGGCGCACGTGGACGCCTCGCTGCTCACCGTGCACGAGAACAAGTTCTACGCGGACACCGCGGGCACCGTCACCACCCAGCAGCGCGTCCGGCTGCACCCGCAGCTGACCGCGGTCGCCGTCGACGAGACCACCGGCGAGTTCGACTCGATGCGGACCATCGCGCCGCCGGTCGGGCGCGGCTGGGAGTACCTGACGGGCACCGGCTGGGACTGGGACAAGGAGCTCGACGAGATCCCGGGGCTGCTCGCCGAGAAGATGCGGGCGCCGAGCGTCGAGGCCGGCCGCTACGACCTGGTCGTCGACCCGTCGAACCTGTGGCTCACCATCCACGAGTCGATCGGCCACGCCACCGAGCTGGACCGCGCCCTCGGCTACGAGGCGGCGTACGCGGGCACCTCCTTCGCCACCTTCGACCAGCTCGGCAAGCTGGCGTACGGCTCCTCGGTCATGAACGTGACCGGTGACCGCACCGCCGAGCACGGGCTCGCCACCATCGGCTACGACGACGAGGGCGTCCAGGCCCAGTCCTGGGACCTGGTGAAGGACGGCACGCTCGTCGGCTACCAGCTGGACCGGCGGATCGCGAAGCTGACCGGCCTCGGGCGCTCCAACGGCTGCGCCTTCGCCGACTCCCCCGGCCATGTGCCGGTGCAGCGGATGGCCAACGTGTCGCTCCAGCCGGACCCGGGCGGCCTGTCCACGGAGGACCTGATCGGGGGCGTGGAGCGGGGCGTCTACGTGGTCGGCGACCGTTCCTGGTCGATCGACATGCAGCGCTACAACTTCCAGTTCACCGGCCAGCGCTTCTTCCGCATCGAGAACGGGCGGCTCGCCGGGCAGCTGCGGGACGTCGCGTACCAGGCGACGACCACCGACTTCTGGGGCTCCATGGAGCAGGTCGGCGGCCCGCAGACGTACGTGCTCGGCGGCGCGTTCAACTGTGGCAAGGCCCAGCCGGGCCAGGTCGCCGCCGTGTCCCACGGCTGCCCGTCCGCCCTCTTCCGGGGTGTGAACATCCTCAACACGACGCAGGAGGCCGGTCGATGA
- the fabI gene encoding enoyl-ACP reductase FabI, with protein MSGILEGKRILITGVLMESSIAFHAAKLAQEQGAEIILTAWPRPTLTERIAKKLPKPENVKVLELDVSNDEHLARLEGQVREHLGDRIDGVVHSIGFAPQDALGGNFLNTPFESVSTAMHVSAFSLKSLTMALLPLLSEGGSVVGLTFDAKFAWPQYDWMGPAKAALEATSRYMARDLGKQNIRCNLVSAGPLGSMAAKSIPGFGELASVWDSRSPLEWDLSDPEPAGRAIVALLSDWFPKTTGEIVHVDGGLHAIGA; from the coding sequence ATGAGCGGAATTCTCGAGGGCAAGCGCATCCTGATCACCGGTGTGCTGATGGAGTCCTCCATCGCCTTCCACGCCGCGAAGCTGGCCCAGGAGCAGGGTGCGGAGATCATCCTCACCGCCTGGCCCCGGCCCACGCTGACCGAGCGCATCGCCAAGAAGCTGCCCAAGCCCGAGAACGTGAAGGTCCTGGAGCTCGACGTCTCCAACGACGAGCACCTCGCGCGCCTGGAGGGCCAGGTCCGCGAGCACCTGGGCGACCGCATCGACGGTGTCGTGCACTCCATCGGCTTCGCCCCGCAGGACGCGCTCGGCGGCAACTTCCTCAACACGCCGTTCGAGTCGGTCTCGACCGCCATGCACGTCTCGGCCTTCTCGCTGAAGTCCCTGACGATGGCGCTGCTCCCGCTGCTGAGCGAGGGCGGCTCGGTCGTCGGCCTCACCTTCGACGCCAAGTTCGCCTGGCCGCAGTACGACTGGATGGGTCCGGCCAAGGCCGCCCTGGAGGCCACCAGCCGCTACATGGCGCGTGACCTGGGCAAGCAGAACATCCGCTGCAACCTGGTCTCGGCCGGTCCGCTCGGCTCGATGGCCGCGAAGTCCATCCCGGGCTTCGGCGAGCTGGCCAGCGTCTGGGACTCCCGCTCCCCGCTGGAGTGGGACCTGTCCGACCCGGAGCCGGCCGGCCGCGCCATCGTCGCGCTGCTCTCCGACTGGTTCCCGAAGACGACCGGCGAGATCGTCCACGTGGACGGCGGCCTGCACGCGATCGGCGCCTGA
- a CDS encoding CynX/NimT family MFS transporter: MPDESQTLAPTAEAAPTEARPRAGTADPAAPAGPARWVAGLVAVGLVLAAVNLRPAITSLGALLEEVRDGLHMSGSVAGVLTSVPPLCFAVFGIAAPRLARRFGPAAVVCAGMAAIFAGLLLRPFAGGTPAFLAASALALMGIALSNVLMPVIVKKYFPDRVGSMTGLYSMALALGTSLAAAATVPMTGAMGGSWRLGLGVWAGLAALAVLPWLPLLRDRSMTAPGGPAVAPSAAEPAAAPRVTRSRTAWALGVFFGLQATGAYITMGWMPQIFRDAGVPASTAGVLLAVTMVMGVPLAFVIPRLATRMKNQGPIVVALGLCGLTGYTGLALAPAGGAWLWALLLGVSNCAFPLALTMIGMRSRTGAGVVKLSAFAQSVGYLISIPGPLLVGILYQHSGGWGLPIALMAGLMIPQMVVGSLAGRDRTVEDEC; this comes from the coding sequence ATGCCTGACGAGTCGCAGACCCTCGCCCCCACCGCCGAGGCCGCCCCCACCGAGGCCCGCCCCCGCGCGGGCACCGCCGATCCCGCCGCACCCGCCGGCCCCGCCCGCTGGGTCGCCGGACTCGTCGCCGTCGGACTCGTCCTCGCGGCGGTCAACCTGCGCCCCGCCATCACCAGCCTCGGCGCCCTCCTCGAAGAGGTCCGCGACGGGCTCCACATGAGCGGCAGCGTCGCCGGCGTCCTCACCTCCGTACCGCCGCTCTGCTTCGCCGTCTTCGGCATCGCCGCCCCGCGCCTCGCCCGCCGCTTCGGCCCCGCGGCCGTGGTCTGCGCCGGCATGGCCGCGATCTTCGCCGGACTGCTGCTGCGCCCCTTCGCCGGCGGCACCCCGGCCTTCCTCGCCGCCAGCGCCCTCGCCCTCATGGGCATCGCGCTCAGCAACGTCCTGATGCCGGTCATCGTCAAGAAGTACTTCCCCGACCGCGTCGGCAGCATGACCGGTCTCTACTCCATGGCCCTCGCCCTCGGCACCTCCCTGGCCGCCGCGGCGACCGTGCCCATGACCGGGGCGATGGGCGGCAGTTGGCGCCTCGGCCTCGGCGTCTGGGCGGGCCTCGCGGCCCTCGCCGTGCTGCCCTGGCTCCCGCTGCTGCGCGACCGCTCCATGACCGCGCCCGGCGGGCCGGCCGTAGCGCCGTCCGCCGCCGAACCCGCTGCCGCGCCCCGGGTCACCCGCAGCCGCACCGCCTGGGCCCTCGGCGTCTTCTTCGGACTCCAGGCGACCGGCGCGTACATCACCATGGGCTGGATGCCGCAGATCTTCCGCGACGCAGGCGTCCCCGCCTCCACCGCGGGTGTGCTGCTCGCCGTCACGATGGTCATGGGCGTTCCGCTCGCCTTCGTCATACCCCGGCTCGCGACCCGGATGAAGAACCAGGGCCCGATCGTCGTCGCCCTCGGCCTGTGCGGCCTCACCGGCTACACCGGACTCGCCCTCGCCCCGGCCGGCGGCGCCTGGCTGTGGGCCCTGCTCCTCGGCGTCTCCAACTGCGCCTTCCCGCTCGCCCTCACCATGATCGGGATGCGCTCGCGGACCGGCGCCGGCGTCGTGAAGCTGTCCGCCTTCGCGCAGAGCGTCGGCTACCTCATCTCCATCCCCGGCCCGCTCCTCGTCGGCATCCTCTACCAGCACAGCGGCGGCTGGGGGCTGCCCATCGCGCTCATGGCCGGCCTGATGATCCCGCAGATGGTCGTGGGCAGCCTCGCCGGCCGGGACCGGACCGTCGAGGACGAATGCTGA